A part of Acidimicrobiales bacterium genomic DNA contains:
- a CDS encoding alpha/beta hydrolase, whose product MSDPATVVLVHGAWHGAWCWERLVDELAGRGVPSIAVDLPGHGASTGPLGDLYGDAAEVAATLDRVDGPAVLVGHSYGGAVTTVAAAGRRDVARLVYVTAFMLDAGEVVMDLARRPPEPGEIGLLGAAVRPRADGTAVLDPEACVPALYHDCDPATQAWAVDHLGPQPLVTFTQPVEVAAWRSIPSTYVVCSADRGVLPSHQRFMAGRADEVIELDAGHSPFLSRPSELAAALARAAAEAGR is encoded by the coding sequence ATGAGCGATCCTGCGACCGTCGTCCTGGTCCACGGCGCCTGGCACGGCGCGTGGTGCTGGGAGCGGCTGGTCGACGAGCTGGCCGGCCGGGGCGTCCCGTCGATCGCCGTCGACCTGCCCGGCCACGGTGCCAGCACCGGGCCGCTCGGCGACCTGTACGGCGACGCGGCCGAGGTGGCCGCCACCCTCGACCGGGTCGACGGGCCCGCGGTGCTCGTGGGCCACAGCTACGGCGGCGCGGTCACCACGGTGGCCGCCGCGGGCCGCCGCGACGTTGCCCGGCTGGTGTACGTCACGGCCTTCATGCTCGACGCCGGCGAGGTGGTGATGGACCTGGCCCGGCGCCCACCCGAGCCCGGCGAGATCGGCCTGCTCGGCGCGGCCGTGCGACCCCGGGCCGACGGCACCGCCGTGCTCGACCCGGAGGCGTGTGTCCCGGCGCTCTACCACGACTGCGACCCGGCCACCCAGGCCTGGGCGGTCGACCACCTGGGCCCGCAGCCGCTGGTGACGTTCACCCAGCCGGTCGAGGTCGCGGCCTGGCGGTCGATCCCGTCGACGTACGTGGTCTGCAGCGCCGACCGGGGCGTGCTCCCGAGCCACCAGCGGTTCATGGCCGGCCGGGCCGACGAGGTGATCGAGCTCGACGCCGGCCACTCGCCGTTCCTGTCCAGGCCCTCCGAGCTCGCCGCCGCCCTGGCCCGGGCCGCGGCCGAGGCCGGCCGGTGA
- a CDS encoding glucose 1-dehydrogenase gives MTTPLPDPPAAPADPLARFRLDGRVAIVTGASSGLGVQFARALHAVGARVVLAARREDRLEALAAQLPGSLAVRCDVSSAEDREALVETTLAELGTVDVLVNNAGIGETVGVEEETLEHFRRVMEVNVTAVWHLSKLVGRTMVEKRSGSIVNVASMLGLVAAAPIKQAHYTASKGAVINLTRELAVQWARKGVRVNALAPGWFPSEMTAGMESDEGSQRYLQANLPMVRMGEPEELDGALLLLASPAGSYLTGQVVVIDGGWTAR, from the coding sequence ATGACGACCCCGCTCCCCGACCCCCCGGCTGCGCCCGCCGACCCCCTCGCCCGCTTCCGGCTGGACGGGAGGGTGGCCATCGTCACCGGTGCGTCGTCCGGGCTGGGGGTGCAGTTCGCGCGGGCGTTGCACGCCGTCGGGGCGCGCGTCGTGCTCGCGGCCCGCCGCGAGGACCGGCTCGAGGCGCTGGCGGCCCAGCTGCCCGGCTCGCTGGCCGTGCGCTGCGACGTGTCGTCGGCGGAGGATCGCGAGGCGCTGGTCGAGACCACCCTCGCCGAGCTGGGCACCGTCGACGTCCTGGTGAACAACGCGGGCATCGGGGAGACGGTGGGGGTGGAGGAGGAGACGCTCGAGCACTTCCGCAGGGTGATGGAGGTGAACGTCACCGCGGTGTGGCACCTGTCGAAGCTCGTGGGGCGCACCATGGTGGAGAAGCGCTCGGGGAGCATCGTGAACGTGGCGTCGATGCTCGGGCTGGTGGCCGCGGCACCGATCAAGCAGGCGCACTACACCGCGTCGAAGGGGGCGGTGATCAACCTGACCAGGGAGCTGGCCGTGCAGTGGGCCCGCAAGGGCGTGCGGGTGAACGCCCTCGCGCCGGGGTGGTTCCCCAGCGAGATGACGGCCGGGATGGAGAGCGACGAGGGCTCGCAGCGCTACCTTCAGGCGAACCTCCCGATGGTGCGGATGGGTGAGCCCGAGGAGCTCGACGGCGCCCTGCTGCTGCTGGCCAGCCCGGCCGGCAGCTACCTGACCGGCCAGGTGGTGGTGATCGACGGAGGGTGGACGGCCCGGTAG
- a CDS encoding NAD(P)/FAD-dependent oxidoreductase, whose product MAAPLDLVIVGLGAAGTAAAEFASGLGLRAAAVDPLDDAAGHADTAAGAALTAAAALAHAARHADRVGLAPMDPDPDLSRLWQHLRAVRAASEPHRRVPVGIELVRGRARLTGPHEVAVGDRVLAAESVLVCTGSRPTLPDVDGLAEVGALTPDALWALERPPARLLVAGADPPALELAQALARLGVEVTLVAAGARLLPGDEPELVDLLTDRLRADGVTVEPHVQLQAATRVGGRPVLSGRRAGRPATWSGAELLATTRRPDVEGLDLQEIGVEVGPDGVAVDDRGRTAVPSVFAAGDVTGGPASPHAAAHGAVRALRTMFPSSPLAALDRRPDVVAWCTATDPELARAGATVAEAEARHGDTVEVWRHDVPPAAGAGPIGGRVLLVTGRNRLVGAHLLAHGAGELVHELALAVRQQLRLTDVAALAHVPGTLGAVVERMATGAASERAGKLRWIAGRRRR is encoded by the coding sequence GTGGCTGCGCCGCTCGACCTGGTGATCGTCGGCCTCGGCGCCGCCGGCACCGCCGCGGCCGAGTTCGCGTCGGGGCTCGGGCTCCGGGCCGCGGCCGTCGACCCTCTCGACGATGCGGCCGGCCACGCCGACACCGCGGCGGGCGCGGCCCTCACGGCGGCCGCAGCCCTGGCCCACGCCGCCCGGCACGCCGACCGCGTCGGGCTGGCCCCGATGGACCCCGACCCCGACCTGTCCAGGCTCTGGCAGCACCTGCGGGCGGTCCGGGCGGCGTCCGAGCCGCACCGGCGGGTGCCGGTCGGCATCGAGCTGGTTCGGGGCCGGGCCAGGCTGACCGGACCCCACGAGGTGGCCGTGGGCGACCGCGTGCTGGCCGCCGAGTCGGTGCTCGTGTGCACCGGCAGCCGGCCCACCCTGCCCGACGTCGACGGCCTGGCCGAGGTGGGCGCTCTCACGCCCGACGCCCTCTGGGCCCTCGAACGCCCGCCGGCCCGGCTGCTCGTCGCCGGCGCCGACCCGCCCGCGCTCGAGCTGGCCCAGGCCCTGGCCCGCCTGGGCGTCGAGGTCACCCTGGTCGCCGCGGGGGCCCGGCTGCTCCCCGGCGACGAGCCCGAGCTGGTCGACCTGCTCACCGACCGGCTCCGGGCCGACGGGGTCACGGTGGAGCCCCACGTGCAGCTCCAGGCGGCCACGCGGGTGGGTGGCCGGCCGGTGCTGTCGGGGCGGCGCGCCGGGCGGCCCGCCACCTGGTCGGGAGCGGAGCTGCTGGCCACGACCCGTCGGCCCGACGTGGAGGGGCTCGACCTGCAGGAGATCGGCGTCGAGGTCGGCCCCGACGGCGTGGCCGTCGACGACCGGGGCCGCACGGCCGTGCCGTCGGTGTTCGCGGCCGGCGACGTGACGGGCGGCCCCGCCTCCCCGCACGCCGCCGCGCACGGCGCGGTGCGGGCCCTGCGGACGATGTTCCCGTCCTCGCCCCTGGCCGCGCTCGACCGGCGGCCCGACGTCGTGGCGTGGTGCACCGCCACCGATCCCGAGCTGGCCCGGGCCGGCGCCACCGTCGCCGAGGCCGAGGCCCGCCACGGCGACACGGTCGAGGTGTGGCGCCACGACGTGCCCCCGGCCGCCGGAGCCGGGCCGATCGGCGGGCGCGTGCTCCTGGTGACCGGCCGGAACCGCCTCGTGGGCGCCCACCTCCTGGCGCACGGGGCCGGCGAGCTCGTCCACGAGCTGGCCCTGGCCGTGCGCCAGCAGCTGAGGCTCACCGACGTGGCCGCGCTGGCGCACGTGCCCGGCACCCTCGGCGCGGTGGTCGAGCGGATGGCCACCGGCGCCGCCTCCGAGCGGGCCGGGAAGCTGCGCTGGATCGCCGGCCGGCGGCGCCGCTGA
- a CDS encoding TIGR03564 family F420-dependent LLM class oxidoreductase: MRIGIFGGDDGGGLDAMVAAARQAAADGFAAYWTPQIFGLDALTALAVVGREVPGIELGTSVVPTYPRHPMVLAQQALTTQAASGGRLVLGIGLSHQVVVEGMWGYSFDKPVRHLREYLSVLLPLVRGESVAFEGDTIKGVGAVAVPGATPFPVVIAALGPQLLALAGTVADGTITWCVGPATLAAHTVPAITVAAEAAGRPAPRVIAALPVCVTDDPAGARQRAAQVFAIYGQLPSYRAMLDREGAAGPADIAVVGGEGEVGERIAGLAEIGVTDFAAVEFGATGDERARTRAALRALL, encoded by the coding sequence ATGCGGATCGGCATCTTCGGGGGCGACGACGGCGGAGGCCTCGACGCCATGGTCGCCGCCGCCCGCCAGGCGGCCGCCGACGGCTTCGCCGCCTACTGGACGCCGCAGATCTTCGGCCTCGACGCCCTCACCGCGCTCGCGGTCGTGGGCCGCGAGGTTCCCGGCATCGAGCTGGGCACGTCGGTGGTGCCCACGTACCCGCGCCACCCGATGGTGCTGGCCCAGCAGGCGCTCACCACCCAGGCGGCCAGCGGCGGACGCCTGGTGCTCGGCATCGGCCTGTCGCACCAGGTGGTGGTGGAAGGCATGTGGGGCTACTCGTTCGACAAGCCGGTCCGGCACCTGCGCGAGTACCTCTCGGTGCTGCTGCCCCTGGTGCGGGGTGAGTCGGTCGCGTTCGAGGGCGACACGATCAAGGGCGTCGGCGCGGTCGCCGTCCCCGGCGCCACGCCGTTCCCGGTGGTGATCGCGGCGCTCGGCCCGCAGCTGCTCGCGCTGGCCGGGACGGTGGCCGACGGCACGATCACCTGGTGCGTGGGGCCGGCCACCCTGGCCGCCCACACGGTGCCCGCCATCACCGTCGCGGCCGAGGCAGCCGGCCGGCCGGCACCCCGCGTGATCGCCGCCCTGCCGGTGTGCGTCACCGACGACCCCGCCGGGGCCCGCCAGCGCGCCGCCCAGGTGTTCGCCATCTACGGCCAGCTGCCCTCGTACCGGGCCATGCTCGACCGCGAGGGCGCGGCCGGCCCGGCCGACATCGCCGTCGTCGGCGGCGAGGGCGAGGTCGGGGAGCGCATCGCCGGGCTGGCCGAGATCGGCGTCACCGACTTCGCGGCCGTGGAGTTCGGCGCCACCGGCGACGAGCGGGCGCGCACCCGGGCCGCGCTGCGCGCCCTCCTCTGA
- a CDS encoding molybdopterin-dependent oxidoreductase: MASPDGRVRTACPLDCPDTCSLEVLVEGGRLVRVDAAPPGADTSPLTQGFICQKVMHHARRVYAPERVRTPLVRTGPKGSGELRAASWDEALDLVVARLREAAERDGPESVVPYTYNSSGGVLAQEGLGGRFWHRFGASLVQHTICAATAGAAWALTYGDMLSADPLDVVHARLVVVWGANPTVSNVHLPPLVRRAQDAGARLVVVDPRRTGMARRADLHLAVRPGTDVVVALAAARHLAHEGLLDDAFLAEHATGVEAFLDAAEPWTLERASAVAGVAAAAIATLAEWYAATRPAMLRLGWGLERNRNGGAAVRAVLALPVLAGQLGGLGGGVLGSTGRGSPWGLGQRDPGVAPGRPPRRRLNMNRLGADLTDPALDPPVAVLFVQGANPAVMNPDQGAVLAGLARDDLFTVVHDQVLTDTACFADVVLPATTHFEVDDAADSYGGYTLQPIRPVIDRVGESRTNDEVIAALAERLGYPADTYDPSPQRLLRDGLGGAAPGDVGPVLRPAGTTVQLRDTFPGFPDRRARLAHPGLDGVDEVPRYRELPVERTGPFPLTLVSPATHRTVNSIFGEVQPAAAVVALHPADAAARSVADGDRVRVWNDQAEVILSARVDADLRPGVCSIPKGLWRRHVAGGLTANALVPADVSDLAGGACFNDARVEVQRA, from the coding sequence ATGGCCTCGCCCGACGGTCGCGTCCGCACTGCCTGCCCGCTCGACTGCCCCGACACGTGCAGCCTCGAGGTGCTCGTGGAGGGCGGGCGGCTCGTGCGCGTCGACGCGGCTCCGCCCGGCGCCGACACCAGCCCCCTCACCCAGGGGTTCATCTGCCAGAAGGTGATGCACCACGCCCGGCGGGTGTACGCGCCCGAGCGGGTGCGGACCCCGCTGGTCCGCACCGGGCCCAAGGGCTCGGGCGAGCTCCGCGCCGCCTCCTGGGACGAGGCCCTCGACCTGGTGGTGGCCCGGCTGCGCGAGGCCGCCGAGCGCGACGGGCCCGAGTCGGTGGTGCCCTACACGTACAACTCGTCGGGTGGCGTGCTGGCCCAGGAGGGTCTGGGCGGCCGCTTCTGGCATCGCTTCGGCGCGTCGCTGGTGCAGCACACGATCTGCGCGGCCACCGCGGGGGCCGCCTGGGCGCTCACGTACGGCGACATGCTCTCGGCCGACCCCCTCGACGTCGTGCACGCCCGCCTGGTGGTGGTGTGGGGGGCCAACCCCACCGTGTCCAACGTGCACCTCCCGCCCCTGGTGCGCCGGGCCCAGGACGCCGGGGCGCGCCTGGTGGTCGTCGACCCCCGCCGCACCGGCATGGCCCGCCGGGCCGATCTGCACCTGGCGGTGCGGCCCGGCACCGACGTCGTCGTCGCCCTGGCTGCGGCCCGCCACCTCGCCCACGAGGGCCTGCTCGACGACGCCTTCCTGGCCGAGCACGCCACCGGCGTCGAGGCGTTCCTCGACGCGGCCGAGCCGTGGACGCTCGAGCGGGCATCGGCCGTGGCCGGCGTCGCCGCCGCCGCCATCGCCACCCTCGCCGAGTGGTACGCGGCCACGCGCCCGGCCATGCTGCGGCTCGGGTGGGGTCTCGAGCGCAACCGCAACGGGGGCGCGGCGGTGCGGGCCGTGCTGGCCCTCCCGGTGCTGGCCGGCCAGCTCGGCGGGCTCGGCGGGGGGGTGCTGGGCAGCACCGGCCGGGGCTCCCCCTGGGGCCTCGGCCAGCGCGATCCCGGCGTCGCCCCCGGCCGCCCGCCCCGCCGGCGGCTGAACATGAACCGCCTCGGCGCCGACCTCACCGATCCGGCCCTCGACCCGCCGGTGGCCGTGCTGTTCGTGCAGGGCGCGAACCCGGCGGTGATGAACCCCGACCAGGGTGCGGTGCTGGCCGGCCTCGCCCGCGACGACCTGTTCACGGTGGTCCACGACCAGGTGCTCACCGACACGGCGTGCTTCGCCGACGTCGTGCTGCCGGCCACCACCCACTTCGAGGTCGACGACGCCGCCGACTCCTACGGGGGCTACACCCTCCAGCCGATCCGGCCGGTGATCGACCGGGTGGGAGAGAGCAGGACGAACGACGAGGTGATCGCCGCGCTGGCGGAGCGGCTGGGCTACCCGGCCGACACGTACGACCCGTCGCCCCAGCGCCTGCTGCGCGACGGCCTCGGGGGGGCGGCGCCCGGCGACGTGGGCCCCGTGCTGCGGCCCGCCGGCACCACCGTGCAGCTGCGCGACACCTTCCCGGGGTTCCCGGACCGCCGGGCCCGCCTCGCCCACCCCGGCCTCGACGGCGTCGACGAGGTGCCCCGCTACCGCGAGCTGCCCGTCGAGCGCACCGGCCCGTTCCCGCTCACGCTGGTGAGCCCGGCGACGCACCGCACCGTCAACTCCATCTTCGGCGAGGTGCAGCCGGCCGCGGCCGTCGTGGCGCTGCACCCGGCCGATGCCGCCGCCCGCTCCGTGGCCGACGGCGACCGGGTGCGGGTGTGGAACGACCAGGCCGAGGTGATCCTGTCGGCCCGGGTCGATGCCGACCTGCGCCCGGGGGTGTGCTCGATCCCGAAGGGCCTGTGGCGGCGCCACGTCGCCGGGGGGCTCACCGCCAACGCCCTCGTGCCCGCCGACGTCTCCGACCTGGCCGGCGGCGCCTGCTTCAACGACGCGCGGGTCGAGGTGCAGCGGGCCTGA
- a CDS encoding propionyl-CoA synthetase, with the protein MGAYDDVYRRSIDEREAFWADAALAVDWVDPPSQVLDTSDAPFVRWFPDGVLNTCHNALDRHVEAGRADQPALIHDSPVTGTVRTFTYRELRDEVARFAGALRSLGVARGDRVVIYLPMVPEAAIAMLACARLGAVHSVVFGGFAPHELAIRIDDATPKVVVSASCGIEVQRVIPYKPLLDLAIAQAEHQPAACVILQRGDLGLGAPDAELIDGRDVDWHELVASADPAPCVPVAATDPLYILYTSGTTGRPKGVVRDNGGHAVALRWSLPNVYDVHPGDVFWAASDVGWVVGHSYIVYAPLLTGCTTVLYEGKPVGTPDPGAFWRVIAEHGVKTLFTAPTAFRAIKKEDPTGQHLRRHDLSRFEALFLAGERLDTDTYHWAAGLLGVPVVDHWWQTETGWPIAADCLGIERLPVKPGSPTKPVPGYEVVILDPDGRELPAGAEGAVALRLPLPPGTLPTLWHDDERFVASYLSAHPGFYVTGDGGSIDADGYLFVMGRIDDVINVAGHRLSTGAMEEVIATHADVAECAVIGAADDLKGQVPVGLVVLKAGADREPAEVEAELVRLVREQIGAVASFKQASVVARLPKTRSGKILRATMRAIADGRAYQVPSTIDDPVVLDEIGAALDDRRRRG; encoded by the coding sequence GTGGGAGCCTACGACGACGTCTACCGCCGGAGCATCGACGAGCGCGAGGCCTTCTGGGCGGATGCCGCCCTCGCCGTCGACTGGGTCGACCCGCCGTCGCAGGTGCTCGACACGTCCGACGCGCCGTTCGTCCGCTGGTTCCCCGACGGTGTCCTGAACACGTGCCACAACGCCCTCGACCGCCACGTGGAGGCGGGCCGCGCCGACCAGCCGGCCCTGATCCACGACAGCCCCGTCACCGGCACCGTCCGCACCTTCACGTACCGGGAGCTGCGTGACGAGGTGGCCCGCTTCGCCGGCGCCCTGCGCTCGCTGGGCGTGGCGCGCGGCGACCGGGTCGTCATCTACCTGCCGATGGTGCCGGAGGCGGCCATCGCCATGCTGGCCTGCGCCCGGCTGGGCGCCGTCCACTCGGTGGTCTTCGGCGGGTTCGCCCCCCACGAGCTGGCCATCCGCATCGACGACGCCACCCCCAAGGTGGTCGTGTCGGCGTCGTGCGGCATCGAGGTGCAGCGGGTCATCCCCTACAAGCCCCTGCTCGACCTGGCCATCGCCCAGGCCGAGCACCAGCCGGCGGCCTGCGTGATCCTGCAGCGCGGCGATCTCGGGCTGGGCGCCCCGGACGCCGAGCTGATCGACGGTCGCGACGTCGACTGGCACGAGCTGGTGGCGTCGGCCGATCCGGCGCCGTGCGTGCCCGTGGCCGCCACCGACCCGCTGTACATCCTGTACACCAGCGGGACCACGGGCCGGCCCAAGGGCGTGGTGCGCGACAACGGCGGCCATGCGGTGGCCCTCCGGTGGAGCCTCCCCAACGTGTACGACGTGCACCCGGGCGACGTGTTCTGGGCCGCGTCCGACGTGGGATGGGTCGTCGGCCACAGCTACATCGTCTACGCGCCCCTCCTCACCGGCTGCACCACCGTGCTGTACGAGGGCAAGCCGGTCGGCACGCCCGACCCCGGCGCCTTCTGGCGGGTGATCGCCGAGCACGGGGTGAAGACGCTGTTCACCGCACCCACCGCGTTCCGGGCCATCAAGAAGGAGGACCCGACCGGCCAGCACCTGCGCCGCCACGACCTGTCGAGGTTCGAGGCGCTGTTCCTGGCGGGCGAGCGCCTCGACACCGACACGTACCACTGGGCCGCCGGGCTGCTGGGCGTCCCGGTCGTCGACCACTGGTGGCAGACCGAGACCGGCTGGCCCATCGCCGCCGACTGCCTCGGCATCGAGCGGCTGCCGGTGAAGCCGGGCTCGCCCACCAAGCCGGTGCCCGGCTACGAGGTGGTGATCCTCGACCCCGACGGTCGCGAGCTGCCGGCGGGCGCCGAGGGGGCGGTGGCCCTGCGGCTGCCGCTGCCGCCCGGCACGCTGCCCACGCTGTGGCACGACGACGAGCGGTTCGTGGCGTCGTACCTGAGCGCCCATCCCGGCTTCTACGTCACCGGCGACGGCGGCTCGATCGACGCCGACGGCTACCTGTTCGTGATGGGCCGCATCGACGACGTGATCAACGTGGCCGGCCATCGCCTCTCCACCGGTGCGATGGAGGAGGTGATCGCGACCCACGCCGACGTGGCCGAGTGCGCGGTGATCGGGGCGGCCGACGACCTCAAGGGTCAGGTGCCGGTGGGGCTCGTGGTGCTGAAGGCCGGGGCCGACCGCGAGCCGGCCGAGGTGGAGGCCGAGCTGGTGCGGCTGGTGCGGGAGCAGATCGGTGCGGTCGCCAGCTTCAAGCAGGCGTCGGTGGTGGCCCGCCTGCCCAAGACCCGCTCGGGGAAGATCCTGCGCGCGACCATGCGAGCCATCGCCGACGGGCGCGCCTACCAGGTGCCCTCGACCATCGACGATCCCGTCGTCCTGGACGAGATCGGTGCGGCCCTCGACGACCGGCGACGGCGGGGCTGA
- a CDS encoding DUF2752 domain-containing protein: MLPAGATSDHRVDTAHDHAHPAGRRQLPAWTGPAAVAAGALAGCALLAGVDPNDGGFPACPFHAVTGWWCPGCGTLRATHALTRGHLGEAAGLNVLWVLAVPVLVYVWVAYALRSVGGPRLPRLERLPRSVLAGLLVVTAAFWVARNLPSAPFSGLAP, encoded by the coding sequence GTGCTGCCGGCCGGGGCCACCTCCGATCACCGGGTCGACACCGCCCACGATCACGCCCACCCGGCGGGCCGGCGGCAGCTCCCGGCGTGGACCGGCCCGGCCGCGGTGGCCGCGGGGGCGCTGGCCGGCTGCGCCCTGCTGGCCGGCGTCGACCCCAACGACGGCGGCTTCCCGGCCTGCCCGTTCCACGCCGTGACGGGGTGGTGGTGCCCCGGCTGCGGCACCCTGCGCGCCACCCACGCCCTCACCCGGGGCCACCTGGGCGAGGCCGCCGGCCTCAACGTGCTGTGGGTGCTGGCCGTCCCGGTGCTGGTGTACGTGTGGGTCGCCTACGCGCTGCGCAGCGTGGGCGGGCCCCGGCTCCCCCGCCTCGAGCGCCTGCCCCGGTCGGTGCTGGCCGGGCTGCTCGTCGTCACGGCCGCGTTCTGGGTGGCCCGCAACCTGCCCTCGGCGCCCTTCAGCGGGCTCGCGCCGTAG
- a CDS encoding AMP-binding protein codes for MKVPLTVADHLRRAELVYGDRVGIVDEPDQPAVPLGAAEPLTWRRVAELARAQAAGLDALGVGPGERVAVVSHNAARLLVGLFGVSAFGRIIVPVNFRLNAEEVAYILEHSGASVLLVDPELDEQLAGVTAPHRFVIGAESDEVLYRTGAEPVPWEPDEDATASINYTSGTTARPKGVQLTHRNLWVNAATFGWQLGVSDRDVYLHTLPMFHCNGWGMPYAVTGMGGTHVVLRKVDGAEILRRVDGHGVTLLCGAPAVAAMVLDAAATWDGPIPGRDRVRMVVAGAPPPTRTIERVETELGWEFVQIYGLTETAPLLTMNRGRAEYDGLGSAERAARLGRTGAPALGVELEIDAQGEVLARSNVVMDGYWQQPEATADAIVDGWFHTGDGGYLDDDHYLTISDRKKDVIISGGENVSSIEVEDCLFSHPAVAEVAVIGVPDERWGETVKALVVLQPGAEATEDELIAHCREHLAHYKCPTSVELRDGLARTATGKLQKFRLRAPYWEGRSRQVG; via the coding sequence ATGAAGGTTCCGCTCACGGTCGCCGACCACCTCCGCCGGGCCGAGCTCGTCTACGGCGACCGCGTCGGCATCGTCGACGAGCCCGACCAGCCGGCGGTGCCGCTGGGCGCGGCCGAGCCGCTCACGTGGCGGCGGGTGGCCGAGCTGGCGCGGGCCCAGGCGGCCGGCCTCGACGCCCTCGGCGTCGGCCCCGGCGAACGGGTCGCGGTCGTGAGCCACAACGCCGCCCGGCTCCTCGTGGGCTTGTTCGGGGTGAGCGCGTTCGGGCGGATCATCGTGCCCGTGAACTTCCGCCTGAACGCCGAGGAGGTGGCGTACATCCTCGAGCACTCGGGCGCATCGGTGCTGCTGGTCGACCCGGAGCTCGACGAGCAGCTCGCAGGGGTGACCGCACCGCACCGCTTCGTGATCGGGGCCGAGAGCGACGAGGTGCTGTACCGAACCGGCGCCGAACCCGTGCCGTGGGAGCCCGACGAGGACGCCACCGCGTCGATCAACTACACCAGCGGCACGACGGCACGGCCCAAGGGCGTGCAGCTCACGCACCGCAACCTCTGGGTCAACGCGGCCACGTTCGGCTGGCAGCTGGGCGTGAGCGACCGCGACGTCTACCTCCACACCCTCCCCATGTTCCACTGCAACGGCTGGGGCATGCCGTACGCGGTCACCGGCATGGGCGGCACCCACGTGGTGCTGCGCAAGGTCGACGGCGCCGAGATCCTGCGGCGGGTCGACGGGCACGGGGTGACGCTGCTGTGCGGCGCGCCTGCCGTCGCGGCCATGGTCCTCGACGCCGCCGCCACCTGGGACGGCCCGATCCCCGGTCGTGACCGGGTGCGCATGGTGGTGGCCGGCGCCCCGCCCCCCACGCGCACCATCGAGCGCGTCGAGACGGAGCTGGGCTGGGAGTTCGTGCAGATCTACGGGCTCACCGAGACCGCGCCCCTGCTCACCATGAACCGCGGCCGGGCCGAGTACGACGGCCTCGGCTCGGCCGAGCGGGCCGCCCGGTTGGGGCGCACCGGCGCGCCGGCACTCGGGGTGGAGCTCGAGATCGACGCCCAGGGCGAGGTGCTGGCCCGGTCGAACGTGGTCATGGACGGCTACTGGCAGCAGCCCGAGGCCACCGCCGACGCCATCGTCGACGGCTGGTTCCACACCGGCGACGGCGGCTACCTCGACGACGACCACTACCTGACGATCTCCGACCGCAAGAAGGACGTGATCATCTCCGGGGGGGAGAACGTCTCCTCCATCGAGGTGGAGGACTGCCTGTTCTCGCACCCGGCCGTGGCCGAGGTGGCCGTGATCGGCGTGCCCGACGAGAGGTGGGGGGAGACGGTCAAGGCGCTGGTCGTGCTGCAGCCGGGCGCCGAGGCCACCGAGGACGAGCTGATCGCCCACTGCCGCGAGCACCTCGCGCACTACAAGTGCCCGACCTCGGTGGAGCTGCGCGACGGGCTGGCCCGAACGGCCACCGGGAAGCTCCAGAAGTTCAGGCTGCGGGCTCCCTACTGGGAGGGCCGCAGCCGGCAGGTGGGCTGA